In a single window of the Rhizobiaceae bacterium genome:
- a CDS encoding HlyD family secretion protein — MSSAANTNERNDAEVKQFPQPQMEAPAPQKEAAPVVEVKIAPKKRSRRYVLMAVVPLALLAGGTYFWVTGGRYQETENANLRQARIAVTSEVAGRIVDVGIRENQEVKKGDTLFVIDPEPYRIALAQADASLAAARLKVEELRAGYSQAIATQRVSEEEVNYFRSELDRQSELTKKGVGTTAALDSARRDLIKANEELSADKEEVAGALAALGGRPDIETDKHPTVLAALAARDKAQFDLSQTTIKASGDGVVYQAASIKPGQFVTVGTPLFTLVETGDTWVDANFKETQLTHMKVGQEAEITLDTFPDHPLKAVIDSIGAGTGAEFSVLPAQNATGNWVKVTQRIPVRLKVESPDAKLMLRSGMSATVSVDTGKARGFGSLFGTAMAGE, encoded by the coding sequence ATGTCGAGTGCCGCAAACACGAACGAACGCAATGATGCGGAAGTGAAGCAGTTTCCGCAGCCGCAAATGGAGGCGCCCGCCCCCCAGAAGGAGGCAGCGCCCGTCGTCGAGGTCAAGATCGCTCCGAAAAAGCGAAGCCGCCGTTATGTCCTGATGGCCGTCGTGCCGCTGGCGCTGCTTGCGGGCGGCACCTATTTCTGGGTGACCGGCGGCCGCTATCAAGAAACGGAAAACGCCAATTTGCGGCAGGCGCGCATCGCGGTTACCTCGGAGGTGGCAGGGCGTATCGTGGACGTCGGGATCCGTGAAAACCAGGAGGTGAAGAAGGGCGACACGCTTTTCGTGATCGATCCCGAGCCTTATCGCATTGCGCTGGCGCAGGCGGACGCCTCGCTCGCGGCGGCCCGGCTTAAGGTCGAGGAATTGCGCGCCGGCTACAGCCAGGCGATCGCAACCCAGAGGGTTTCGGAAGAAGAAGTGAACTACTTCCGGTCCGAACTCGACCGCCAGTCCGAATTGACGAAGAAGGGCGTCGGCACCACCGCCGCGCTCGATTCCGCGCGCCGCGATCTCATCAAGGCCAATGAAGAGCTTTCGGCGGACAAGGAAGAGGTCGCGGGTGCGCTCGCGGCGCTCGGCGGCAGACCGGACATCGAAACCGACAAGCATCCGACGGTTCTGGCTGCGCTTGCCGCGCGCGACAAGGCGCAATTCGACCTGTCGCAAACGACCATCAAGGCTTCCGGCGACGGCGTGGTCTATCAGGCGGCCTCGATCAAGCCGGGCCAGTTCGTCACGGTCGGCACGCCGTTGTTCACGCTGGTCGAGACAGGCGACACCTGGGTCGACGCCAATTTCAAGGAAACCCAGCTCACCCACATGAAGGTCGGGCAGGAAGCGGAAATCACCCTTGATACCTTCCCGGACCATCCGCTGAAGGCTGTGATCGACTCCATCGGCGCGGGAACGGGTGCGGAATTTTCCGTGCTCCCGGCGCAGAACGCGACCGGAAACTGGGTCAAGGTCACGCAGCGCATTCCGGTGCGGCTCAAGGTGGAATCGCCCGACGCCAAGCTGATGCTTCGCTCAGGCATGAGCGCGACTGTGTCGGTGGACACTGGCAAGGCGCGCGGCTTCGGCAGCCTGTTCGGGACGGCCATGGCGGGCGAATAA
- a CDS encoding MarR family transcriptional regulator yields the protein MALMSDLSAPVDETDRVGFLLHDASRLLRRRFETRASCFGLSAAQWRLLVRVYKEEGVAQARLAELLEIEPISVSRLIDRMVEGGWIERRSDATDRRVRMIYLTEKSREIFGSMRGMATQVFDYALSGLSPDERRTTIHALKTIIENLSDDDRMAAALKTPGKAA from the coding sequence ATGGCGCTTATGAGCGACCTGTCCGCACCTGTTGATGAAACCGACCGCGTCGGCTTTCTGCTGCACGATGCCTCCCGGCTTCTGCGCCGGAGGTTCGAGACGCGCGCGAGTTGCTTCGGCCTGTCCGCCGCGCAATGGCGGCTTCTGGTTCGTGTCTACAAGGAAGAAGGCGTCGCGCAGGCCCGCTTGGCGGAGCTTCTGGAAATCGAGCCGATCAGCGTTTCGCGCCTGATCGACCGGATGGTTGAAGGCGGATGGATCGAGCGCCGCAGCGACGCCACGGACCGCAGGGTCCGCATGATCTACCTGACTGAAAAGAGCAGGGAGATATTCGGCAGCATGCGCGGGATGGCGACGCAGGTTTTCGACTACGCGCTGAGCGGCCTTTCGCCTGACGAACGCCGAACGACGATCCATGCACTGAAAACCATAATTGAGAATTTGAGTGACGACGACCGGATGGCCGCCGCCCTGAAGACCCCTGGAAAGGCAGCCTGA
- a CDS encoding ABC transporter permease: MEALDILLSASFWVAAIRIASPLIFATLGELICERAGVLNLGIEGIMTAGAFAGWFTVYAGGDLWTGIAVAALVGMVLGLLHSTLTVPLGLSQHVVGIGVTLLATSLTYFVYRLALPEVTSPPKIEPFQVWAIPGLSSIPIVGEALFAQTPLTYLAFIMAGLVAWLLYRTPLGLALRAAGENPSAVEAQGISVTGIRMGAVIAGSALMAIGGAFLTMSAFNSFFFGMINGRGWICIALVVFGSWRPGKALLGAILFAAFDAYQVRLQQLSGGIVPYQVFLMMPYALSILALVLVARRATYPKALMVPYQKGER, translated from the coding sequence GTGGAAGCGCTCGACATATTGCTTAGCGCCTCCTTCTGGGTTGCGGCCATCCGTATTGCTTCGCCGCTGATCTTCGCCACGCTCGGCGAGCTGATCTGCGAGCGCGCGGGCGTGCTCAACCTCGGCATCGAAGGCATCATGACCGCCGGAGCTTTTGCCGGGTGGTTCACCGTCTATGCGGGGGGCGACCTGTGGACCGGAATCGCCGTCGCGGCGCTTGTGGGCATGGTGCTTGGCCTGCTCCATTCGACGCTCACCGTTCCGCTCGGCCTGTCGCAACATGTCGTCGGCATCGGGGTCACCCTGCTTGCGACCAGCCTCACCTATTTCGTCTACCGGCTCGCGCTGCCGGAAGTCACCTCTCCGCCCAAGATCGAGCCGTTCCAGGTCTGGGCGATTCCCGGCCTGTCGAGCATACCGATTGTCGGCGAGGCGCTGTTCGCGCAGACGCCGTTGACATATCTGGCCTTCATCATGGCCGGACTTGTGGCCTGGCTGCTCTACCGCACACCGCTCGGGCTGGCGCTGAGGGCAGCAGGCGAAAATCCGTCAGCCGTCGAGGCACAAGGCATCAGCGTCACGGGGATCCGCATGGGCGCGGTGATCGCAGGCAGCGCGCTCATGGCGATCGGCGGCGCTTTCCTGACCATGTCGGCCTTCAACTCATTCTTCTTCGGAATGATCAACGGGCGGGGCTGGATCTGCATCGCACTTGTGGTGTTCGGATCGTGGCGGCCCGGCAAGGCTTTGCTCGGCGCGATCCTGTTTGCGGCCTTCGACGCTTATCAGGTGCGCCTCCAGCAGCTCTCGGGCGGAATCGTGCCCTATCAGGTGTTCCTGATGATGCCCTATGCGTTGTCCATTCTGGCGCTGGTTCTGGTGGCGCGGCGCGCCACATACCCCAAGGCGCTGATGGTGCCCTACCAGAAGGGCGAACGGTAG
- a CDS encoding ABC transporter permease — protein MRLEPKSAPSLAATFAYPLAAILVTLVLTSLLVLAAGASPFSIFYLVAKGAAGSQFALLETLTRATPLIFTGLAIAVAFRAKLWNIGAEAQLYAGAVVTVVLGTGALPLPSVVLIPLIMLAAMLAGALLLAGPAFLKIRFGVDEVVTTLLLNFIMLLFVSMLLEGPLKDPMGLGWPQSQKVIEAAQLPRIIKGKRLHLGFILALISAFATWFVMKRTTLGYEMRAVGHNPEGARFVGIPVNSVLMKTALLSGGLAALAGFSEVSGLKGNLTLDLSPGFGYSGIVVAMLAMLNPLGVVLSAIFVAGIFVGADAMSRAAGVPSYIADVMVATALLTMVTAILFSRFRLRWR, from the coding sequence ATGCGTCTTGAGCCGAAGTCAGCTCCTTCGCTTGCCGCGACTTTCGCCTATCCGCTGGCGGCCATTCTGGTCACTTTGGTTCTGACCTCGCTGCTGGTGCTGGCGGCGGGCGCTTCGCCCTTTTCGATCTTCTATCTCGTAGCAAAGGGCGCTGCCGGTTCGCAGTTCGCGCTGCTGGAGACGCTGACGCGGGCGACTCCGCTCATTTTTACCGGCCTTGCCATTGCCGTGGCGTTTCGGGCAAAGCTCTGGAACATCGGGGCCGAGGCGCAGCTTTACGCCGGCGCGGTGGTGACCGTGGTGCTCGGAACGGGCGCGCTGCCGTTGCCATCTGTGGTCCTGATCCCGCTCATCATGCTAGCGGCGATGCTGGCGGGCGCGCTGCTGCTCGCCGGACCGGCTTTCCTGAAAATCCGCTTCGGCGTCGACGAAGTGGTGACGACGCTGCTCCTCAACTTCATCATGCTGCTGTTCGTGTCCATGCTTCTGGAAGGTCCGCTCAAGGACCCGATGGGGCTTGGCTGGCCGCAATCGCAGAAGGTGATCGAAGCGGCGCAACTGCCGCGCATCATCAAGGGCAAGCGCCTGCATCTCGGCTTCATACTTGCGCTGATTTCCGCGTTCGCCACATGGTTCGTAATGAAGAGAACCACGCTCGGCTATGAGATGCGCGCGGTCGGACACAATCCTGAAGGCGCGCGGTTTGTCGGCATTCCGGTCAATTCGGTGCTGATGAAAACCGCGCTGCTCTCTGGCGGCCTCGCTGCGCTCGCCGGCTTTTCGGAAGTCTCGGGGCTAAAGGGAAACCTGACGCTCGACCTGTCGCCGGGCTTTGGCTATTCGGGCATCGTGGTTGCCATGCTGGCCATGCTCAATCCGCTCGGCGTCGTTTTGTCGGCCATTTTCGTGGCGGGCATATTTGTCGGCGCGGATGCCATGAGCCGAGCGGCGGGCGTGCCGAGCTATATTGCCGATGTGATGGTCGCCACCGCCCTCCTCACGATGGTGACGGCCATCTTGTTCTCACGCTTCAGGTTGCGGTGGAGATAG
- a CDS encoding ABC transporter ATP-binding protein, which yields MTDALRLDAITKRFGPLLANDSISFSVAQGEVVALLGENGAGKTTLMNILFGHYVADEGHIEVFGEPLPPGDPKAALAHGIGMVHQHFTLADNMTVLENIVLGTEPLFRPTLDKAGGRAKVRKLAEDFGLAVEPDAPVASLSVGERQRVEILKALYRDARILILDEPTAVLTPAESDALFGTLKMLVKRGLSIIFISHKLGEVMAASDRVLVLRAGRLVGERRTADTTRHELAELMVGREVRPPTVSPMARGPVLVSLRDVSTGAKGSRGRLDGVSLDLHGGEITGLAGVSGNGQAALAGLIAGTERPVSGTIAIGAVVRGEWSPRAALAAGVGRIPEDRHAVGSIADMTVTENVISERYRSPRFSRHGLLDWPAARGFAEKLIADYDVKCPSPDTRMRLLSGGNMQKLILGRALDSDPQIVLANQPVRGLDVGAVSYVHQKLLEARARGAAILLISEDLDEILALSDRILVISNGRLSPPSARGERSARELGELMAGHFEPSGATPAAERPHAS from the coding sequence ATGACCGACGCGCTGCGCCTTGATGCGATCACCAAGCGGTTCGGTCCGCTTCTCGCGAACGATTCGATTTCGTTCTCGGTCGCGCAGGGCGAAGTCGTCGCGCTGCTGGGCGAAAACGGGGCAGGCAAGACGACGCTGATGAACATTCTCTTCGGCCACTATGTGGCCGACGAGGGTCATATCGAGGTGTTCGGCGAACCGCTGCCGCCGGGCGATCCGAAGGCGGCGCTGGCGCATGGAATCGGCATGGTTCACCAGCACTTCACGCTGGCCGACAACATGACCGTGCTCGAAAACATCGTGCTCGGAACGGAGCCTCTTTTCCGGCCCACACTCGACAAGGCAGGCGGGCGGGCCAAGGTGCGCAAGCTCGCGGAGGATTTCGGCCTTGCCGTCGAGCCCGACGCTCCCGTCGCAAGCCTCTCGGTCGGCGAGCGCCAGCGCGTGGAAATCCTCAAGGCGCTCTATCGCGATGCGCGCATCCTGATACTTGACGAGCCGACCGCCGTGTTGACGCCGGCGGAGTCGGACGCGCTGTTCGGCACGTTGAAAATGCTCGTGAAGCGCGGGCTGTCCATCATCTTCATTTCGCACAAGCTTGGCGAGGTCATGGCCGCGAGCGACCGCGTGCTCGTGCTCCGCGCGGGCAGGCTGGTGGGCGAGCGGCGAACGGCCGATACGACGCGTCACGAACTTGCGGAACTGATGGTTGGCCGCGAGGTCAGGCCGCCGACAGTGTCGCCGATGGCGCGGGGACCGGTGCTCGTTTCCCTGCGGGATGTCTCGACCGGCGCCAAGGGCAGCCGTGGACGGCTGGACGGCGTTTCCCTCGATCTCCACGGCGGCGAGATAACCGGCCTTGCTGGCGTTTCGGGCAACGGGCAGGCTGCGCTGGCCGGCTTGATCGCCGGAACGGAGAGGCCTGTCTCCGGCACGATAGCGATCGGGGCTGTGGTGCGGGGCGAGTGGTCGCCGCGCGCTGCCCTTGCGGCAGGCGTCGGTCGCATTCCGGAAGATCGTCACGCGGTCGGGTCCATCGCCGACATGACGGTGACGGAAAACGTGATCTCGGAGCGTTATCGTTCGCCGCGTTTCAGCCGGCATGGGCTGCTCGACTGGCCCGCGGCCCGCGGCTTCGCGGAGAAATTGATCGCCGACTACGACGTCAAATGTCCTTCGCCGGACACGCGCATGCGGCTGCTCTCCGGCGGCAACATGCAGAAGCTGATCCTTGGCCGCGCGCTGGATTCCGATCCGCAGATCGTGCTCGCCAACCAGCCCGTGCGCGGTCTCGATGTCGGCGCGGTCTCCTATGTCCACCAGAAGCTGCTGGAGGCGCGGGCGCGCGGCGCGGCAATCCTGCTGATCTCCGAGGACCTTGACGAGATACTGGCTCTGTCCGACCGCATTCTGGTCATCTCGAACGGCAGGCTTTCGCCGCCGTCGGCGCGCGGCGAGCGCAGTGCGCGCGAACTTGGAGAACTCATGGCGGGCCATTTCGAGCCGTCCGGCGCAACGCCAGCAGCGGAGAGACCGCATGCGTCTTGA